In Drosophila ananassae strain 14024-0371.13 chromosome 3R, ASM1763931v2, whole genome shotgun sequence, the DNA window TTTATTCCGtttctaaaatattttccaatatTCAGGGCGGATAGAACTTGGGTGGTTTGCAACTACAATCCACCTGGAAACGTGGTCGGTCAATTCAAGGAAAATGTGCCACCAAAGAAATAAACTAAATTCCggttaaaatattaatgaatCTTTATTTACGTATAAAATTATAACAAgctgcatttaaaataaatcataaaaaaaaaatagttttctcttttataaataatatctaGTATTTAGACAGGGTTGTCGGTGTTCCTGTTTGCACGGTGCTTTGTATTCTTCATCTTCTGGATTATTAGACTCCATGTCAGACTCCGAGAGAAACAGTTTCCTTGGAAGGACATTTGACTTAAAAAATCGCCGTGTATTTCCTGCTGGATGGTAATTACAAACTAACCAGACATGCGTCTTactgaaatataaaataaaactttaaaatagctctacaaatattttatgacCAAATTTATACTCGGAAGCCACGCCAACGCCAAGATACTGAGTTCTCTGCCAAACCATTTGCGTAAAGTGTCCAGTATATAAACCAAAACCGGGTTTCAAGTAATCATAGTGATACTTTTCCTGATACCATAgcttcaataattttttcacGCAGAAGAGATCCTTGCGGGCACGCATTATATTCTCACCGTATTTGGGAAGGGGTCGCGTTTCTAAAAGATTATGGGCGGccaaatactaaaaaaaaaatattatttaatagtaAAAAAGTTTAAACAATTACTTAAGGAAAGAGAGAGCCATATTTTATACgtcaaaaaaaattcaaaaaattaattcttgaaatacaaaaataaagattACTGCTACCTACTTCTGCCCATTCTTGTGCATGTTTCGTCACAGCGTTATCCAATTTCATAATACAGGCACAGTGCATTTTCCGATATTTATTTGATTCCTTAAGAACTTCACTCCTTATGGCCGCACGTTTTAAGGGCTCTTGCGGAAGAATCTCATAGAAATCCTTTATCTTACAGTTTAAatcctgttttttttccttcgttTTCGGAGGTTTTAGGACTTGAGGGCATTTGGGAAACATATGAGAGGGACAATTTTTTAACTTCCATCGCCATAAGTAGTCCCTATTCTTAGCAGTTAATGGCTGGGGTTGTGCCTGCGTCTTGTTGAGATTGATGGGTAAGGATCTCTTAACCTCGCAGGCCAGATAGTTTCTATTATTGGCATAAATCTTCAAGGTTTGTTTGCCCAAGTTTTCAAGACAGCTCTGACATTTCGCTGGATCTCTGTTCCTCAGATCGCAGGCCAAGTAATTGGTGTCCTGTATTTTAATGATCTGCAGAGGTTGTTTTTCCGTACATTCCTCTTCGGGTGGCTTGCATGTCGTGACAGtagattttcttttattttttggcatttttggttaacagaaaaaaaatgtttccgAAACGTTTACTAAAATACGGAATGAGAATAAAATGAAACCCCAACATCGGCCGTTCCCACCGACACTGTTTTTTAGTCGAATTTTCGCCTATCCCGGCGGTTTTAATTCACTTTGGTCCTGTTCTCCTTTTCtcttttttgcatttttaattttatcctATTTTTTGGCTTACTTTTTTGGCGACAATTCCATGTCACACAtcattaattttgaatttttgccaTAAATATCCGCGTGGGCGCGGATGAGCTGCGGGTGGCTTTTGGTCACAAAGGTGTCAAGTTTGGAATTATGGTAACAGCATGGCCTCCAGCCTCTACCAGGACATCTCCCCCTGACCTCTCACTCTGGGCCTGCTTTTGATTGACTGTTTGTCACTTGGGCATGGAAATTAAAATGGAATTTTTTTACGGAACGTCAGGGGTGTTGGATGGATGAGGatacaaatatttatgattcTTCATCCCATATT includes these proteins:
- the LOC6498102 gene encoding uncharacterized protein LOC6498102, coding for MPKNKRKSTVTTCKPPEEECTEKQPLQIIKIQDTNYLACDLRNRDPAKCQSCLENLGKQTLKIYANNRNYLACEVKRSLPINLNKTQAQPQPLTAKNRDYLWRWKLKNCPSHMFPKCPQVLKPPKTKEKKQDLNCKIKDFYEILPQEPLKRAAIRSEVLKESNKYRKMHCACIMKLDNAVTKHAQEWAEYLAAHNLLETRPLPKYGENIMRARKDLFCVKKLLKLWYQEKYHYDYLKPGFGLYTGHFTQMVWQRTQYLGVGVASDKTHVWLVCNYHPAGNTRRFFKSNVLPRKLFLSESDMESNNPEDEEYKAPCKQEHRQPCLNTRYYL